Genomic window (Egicoccus halophilus):
CGGTTCGGGGACGCCGAGACGTGGGTCGGCTCGAGGGGCGCTGCGTGCCCGGGGTGCGGACACCCCGGCGGCGCGGCGGCGAACGGTGGCGACGCGCTCGCGACGGCGCAACCCCGTTGCCCTCGGGACGGGGCGCGCGACCAGCGCGCGCGAACGGGTCCGGAGGCGCCGGACCTCGGCTGGTCAACCCTGCACGATCGGCCCCGTACGACCGACTCCGCCCTGGGACTGGATTCTCGGAATTCCCCCGTGATCGGGCGTTGTCGGCCTGTACGAAGGGGAGGAAAGGGCCCGGCAGATCCGACCTCGACACCGTGCGTTCAGCGCGCGAAAACCGGGCGTTTCGTATCAGGCCGGATCCGCCGCGAGTGCCGCGAAGGCGTCGAGACTCTCCGGGTTGGCCATGGCGCCCGGGTTGGCGACCCGGTCCAGTGGCTCGCCCGCCAACAGCCGCTTCACCGGGACCTCCATCTTCTTGTTGGAGATCGTGCGCGGCACGGCCGGCACGGCCAGCAGCTGGTCGGGGACGTGTCGCGGCGAGAGCTGGGCCCGGACGGCGCCGGCCAGGCGCCCACGCAGCGCGTCGTCGAGCGCCTGCCCCTCGGCGAGCACGACGAACAACACCAGACGGTCGGGCTGCTGGTCGCGTTCGGGCAGGTGGACCACCAGCGAGTCGAGGATCCCCTCGACGTCCTCGACCACGGCGTAGAACTCCGAGGTCCCCATGCGCACACCACCGCGGTTGAGGGTGGCGTCGGAGCGACCGGTGATGATGCACGTGCCGCGCTCGGTGACCTCGAGCCAGTCGCCGTGGCGCCACACGCCGGGGAAGTCCTCGAAGTAGGCCGCGCGGTAGCGCTCGCCGTCGGGGTCGTTCCAGAACCCGACCGGCATCGAGGGCATCGGCCGCGTGACGACGAGCTCGCCCCGTTCGCCGACGACCGAGGTGCCGTCGGGCGCGAACGCCTGCACGTCGGCGCCGAGGCAGCGACACGGGATCTCCCCGGCGTGGACCGGGAGCAGCGGTGCGGCGGCGACGAACGCGGTGCACACGTCGGTCCCGCCGGAGGCGGAGACCACCTGGACGTGCTCCCCCACCGCCTCACGCACCCAGCCGAAGCCCTCGGCCGGCAGCGGCGAGCCGGTCGAGCCGATCTGGCGCAGGTGCGACAGATCGAACGAGTCGCGTGGTCGCAGGCCGGCCTTGCGGCAACCCATCAGGAACGGGGCCCCGACCCCGAGGACGTCCACCTCGGTGTCCGCCGCCAGCTGCCACAGCGTCGTGAGGTCGGGGTGGCCAGGGTCGCCGTCGAACAACACCAGGGTGGCACCGACCGTGAGCCCGGACACCAGGTAGTTCCACATCATCCACCCGGTGGTGGTGAACCAGCTGAACGCGTTCCCCTCACCGAGGTCGTGGTGCAGGCCGAGCATCTTGACGTGCTCGAGCAGGATGCCGCCGTGGCCGTGCACGATGGCCTTGGGCAGACCGGTCGTCCCGGAGCTGTAGAGCACGTAGAGCGGGTGATCGAACGGCAGCGGCTCGACGTGCAGCTCCCCGGGCTCGGCGAGCAGCTCGTCCCAGCTGGTCACTCCCGGGAAGTCCTCGCGGGCGACGCTCCCACCGAGCTGCGGAAGCACCACCGTGGCCCGCAGGCTGGGCAGACCGTCACGGATCTCGGCCACCTCGGCGGCACGCCGTACCGTGCGGCGACCGTAGACGTAGCCGTCCACCGCCAACAGCACGGTCGGCTCGATCTGGCGGACCCGGTCGACGACCGCCTTGACCCCGAACTCGGGTGCGCACGAGGACCACACCGCCCCGAGCGCGGCACAGGCCAGGAACGCGACCACCGTCTCGGGCACGTTGGGCAGGTAGCCCACGACCCGGTCGCCGCGCCCGACGCCCAACCGGCGCAGCCCTGCGGCCGCGCGGGCGACCTGGTCGCGCAACTCCTCACGCGAGAGCACCAACTCGTCGCGGGTCTGCGAGCGGGCCACGATCGCCGGCGCGTCCCCGCGCCAGCGCAGCGCCTGCGCGGCGTAGTTGAGCCGTGCTCCCGGCAGCCACACCGCACCGGGCATGGCGTCGTCGGCCAGCACCCGCTCGTAGGGGGTCGTCAACGGCAGGTCGAACCAGTCGACGACCGCGGCCCAGAACTCCTCGAGGTCCTCGACCGACCACTGCCAGGCGTCGGCGTAGGTCGGCAGCTGCCGTCCCGTGCGCGTCTGCGCCCAATCGAGGAAGCGCCCCATCGTGGTGCACGCGCGCGCGTCCTCGGGCGGCTCCCACAGTCGTGTCCCGAGCCCGACCTCATCCACGCGCCGCTCCCGTCCTCGCGTCCGGCGCGCACGGTAGTCGCCGGGGGTCAGCCGGTCTCGAGCGCGGCGAAGGCCGCCAGCTCGTCGGTGTCGTCGACCTCCACGACCTCGGTCCCGCGCCCCTCGAAGCGGCGGGTCACCTCGTCGCGCAGCGGCCGGTTCGCCGGTGCCTGCAGGTCGGGGTCGCGGGAGACGACCTCGCGCGCGCGCCGGCGGGTCTCCTCGATCAGCGGGCGGTCGCCGACGATGTCGGCCAGCCTGATGTCGGACATCGCCCCCGACTGGGTCCGACCGAACAGCGTGCCGGTACCACGCAGGGCGAGGTCCTTCTCGGCGAGCGCGAACCCGTCGTTGGTGGCGGCGACCGCCTCGAGACGCTCGAGGCTCTGCTCGGGCAGCTCCGGACCGGACCAGCCGGCGAACAGCACGCAGTAGCTCTGCCCGCCGCCCCTGCCCACGCGGCCGCGCAACTGGTGCAGCTGGCTGATGCCGAACCGCTCGGCGTCCTCGATCACCATGATGGTGGCCTCGGGGACGTCGACCCCCACCTCGATGACGGTGGTGGCGACCAGCACCTGGGCCTCCCCCGAGCGGAAGCGCCGCATCGCCGCCTCCTTGGCGTCGGGACGCAGGCGGCCGTGGATCAGCTCGACCGTCAGCTCCGGGAAGACCTCCCCGGCCAGCCGCCGGTGCTCGCCCGTGACGTCCTTCGCCGGCAGCTCGCCCTCCTCGACCAGGGGGCAGACGACGTACGCCCGTCGGCCGGCGGCCGCCTCGCGTCGGACGAACTCGTAGAGCCGGGCGCGCCGGTCGGCCTGCGACGGGGTGATCAACTGGGTGGTGATCGGCTCGCGTCCCGGCGGCAGTTCGTCGAGCACGGTGACGTCGAGGTCGCCGTAGACGGTCAGTGCCAGCGAGCGCGGGATCGGCGTGGCCGTCATCACCAGCACGTCGGGCAGGACGTCGGGTGCGTCGGGGTCCAGCGACGGGCCTCCCGCCTTCTCCTTGAGCCGGACCCGCTGGGCCACGCCGAAGCGGTGCTGTTCGTCGATGACCACGACGCCGAGGTCGGCGAAGCGCACCCCCTCCTCGAGCAGCGCATGCGTGCCGACCAGCACGTCGAGCTGGCCGGCGAGCAGCTCGCCCAGGATGCGCTGCCGTTCCCGCTTCGTCGTCGACGAGGTGAGCAGCTCGATGCGCAGGCCGTCGAGCACGTTGACGCCCAGGGGAGCGAGCAGGTTCGTCAGTGTGCGGAAGTGCTGCTCGGCCAGCACCTCGGTCGGGACCATGAACGCCGCCTGCCGGCCGTGGTCGACCGCGTTGAGCAGCGTCCAGACCGCGACGACGGTCTTGCCCGAACCGACGTCGCCCTGCAGCAGCCGGTGCATCGGCCGGGGTCCGCCGAGGTCCTGCGCGAGTTCGGCGAAGGCCCGCTGCTGCGCCCCGGTCGGCGGGAACGGCAGGGCGTCGACGAACGCCTGTGCACGGCCGTCGACGACCGGCGCGTTGTCGACACCGACGACCTCGGCCTCGAGCCGGGCGCGGCGGCGCTGCACCCCGAGCTGCAGCGCGAACAGCTCGTCGAACACCAGGCGACGGCGCGCCGCCGTGCGGGTCGCGTGGTCCGGTGGCTGGTGGATCCCCCGGACGGCGGCGTCGTAGGTCACCAGGTCGAGCTCGTCGAGCAACGACTCGGGCAGCCAGTCGGGCAGCTCGGGCAGGCTCCCGAGGGCGGTCTCGACGAGGTTCGCGAGCTTGAACGACGGCCAGGCCTCCGTCGCCGGGTACACCGCCAGCAGCCGCTGGTGACGAAGCCGCTCGGCCGCGGCGTCGGTGTCGACGCCCGCGCCGACGCGGCCGAGGACCTCGACGTCGGGGCTGGCCAACTGCAGCTCGTTGCGGAAGCGCTTGACCTTGCCGCTGAAGGCCGCGACCGTGCCCGGGGCGAGCTGACCGGCGCGCCAGTTCTGGTTGAAGAAGGTGGCCGTGAACGTGCGACCGCTGGCCTGCCGGACCGTTCCCTCGGCGACCTCGAGCGGGCGCCGCTGCCCGCGCTTCGGGATCCGTCGGGTGTTCCAGGTGAGCACCTCGCCGATCAGCGTGGCCGGCTCGCCGGCGCGGACCTCGGCGAGGTCGAGCACCTCGCCGGCGTCCTGGTACCTGCGCGGGTAGTGTTCGAGCAGGTCGCGCACGGTCCGGATGCCGAACGACTCCTCCAGCGCGCCGCGCGCCTTGGCGCCGACACCCGGCAGGGCGTCGACGCGGTCGTCGAGGGCGAGGGGACGCTCGCTCATTCGACACCGACCCAGAACCGGGCCGGACGTTGCCCGGCGTCGATCACCTCCAGTTCGCCGTCGGCGGCCGACGCGACCACGGACACCGCGCGCCGACGCACCTCGCCGTCGACCCCGTCGCCGACCAGCAGCGTCACGACCTCGGCGGCGCCGACGGCCAGCCCACGGCACACGGCCTCGAGCGCCACCAGCGGGTCGTCGGCCACCGCGACCACCTGCCCATCGACGACCGCCAACGCCTGACCGGCACGCACGACACCGATGGGGGTGTCGGCGTCGCGCACCGCGTCGACGACCTCGCCGGCCCGGACCGCGTCCGCCGCCGCGTAGAGGTCGGCCAGCACCCGGTCGGGCGGGCCGGTGGGATCGAGCACGGCCAGCGCGGCCAGCACCGCGGGCGGTGAGCAGGCCGCCTCCACGACGTCGAGACGCCGGCCACCCTCCGCGGCGGCGACGCCGGCGGCCTGTCGTGCCGCGGCGACGGCGTTGCGGTGCCCGGGCAGCACGACCACCCGTGCGGCGTCGACGGCGGCCACCGCGTCGAGCACCTCGGCCACCGACGGCAGGTCGCCGGCCCGTCCCGCGACGACCACGGCACCGGTCCGCCGGGCCAACGCGCTCAGCCCGTCACCGTGCAGGACCGCGACGGCGCCCAGCGCCGGCCGCGGGCGTGCGGCCCGGTTGGCGGCGATCTGGTCGCCGAAGTGGGTCACCGCGATGTCGCTGGGCCGCCCGTGGTCGAGTCCGGCCTCGATCGCGGCGCCGACGTCGTCGGTGTGCACGTGGACGTTGAGCAGGCCGCCGGCGGCGACGACCACGACCGAGTCCCCGAGGCGCTCGAGGCGGGCACGCAGCGTGCGGGCCACGACGTCGTCGGCGTCGGTGTCGGTGTCGGCGTCGGCGTCGGTGTCGGCGTCGGTGTCGGTGTCGGTGTCGGTGTCGAGCAGGTACTGGACCTCGAACGCGTACGCGTACGACCGCTCGCAGGTGGTGTGATCGGGCCGATCCGCGGACGCTTCCGCCACCAGCGGCGGGTCCTGTCCGGTGAGGTGACCGTGCACGGCGGCGACGAGCACCTCGAACCCCCGGGCACCGGCGTCCACCACCCCGGCATCACGCAGGACCGCCAGTTGCTCACGGGTGCGTTCCACGGCCTCGGTGGTGGCCGCGACGACCTCCGCCGAGGTGCGGACCAGGTCGGCCCCGGCCTCCACCGCCCGACGGGCCGCCCCGGCGGCCTGGCCGATGACGGTCAGGATGGTGCCCTCGACCGGTTCGGCCACGGCCTCGTAGGCCAGCGAACGCGCCCGTTCCAACGCCCGTGCGTAGTGCTCGGCACCGACGTCGCGTTCCCCGCCCACCACCTCGACGATGGCGCGCACCACCTGACTGAGGATGACCCCGGAGTTGCCGCGCGCCCCGCGGACGGCGCCGCGCACGACGGCGGCGGCCTGGTCGCGGGGGCGCGCGTCCGCCGCCGCGCGCAGCGCCTCGAGGCCCGAACTCACCGTGAGGGTCATGTTCGTGCCCGTGTCCCCGTCGGGCACCGGGAACACGTTGAGGTCGTCGATCGCCTGGCGCCGCTGCGCCAACGCCGCATGCACGCGTTCGAGCAGGGCCGGCAGCTCGGCCGCCGCCAAGGGCGCTCCCTGGCCGTCGGGCACGCCACGTCCTTCGCCTCGCCGTTCCTGGCCGCGGAGGCTAGCGTCGGCACGGCGCCGCGGTCGCGGCTCTGGACGGACGCTGGTAGGCTGGCGCGGTCGCCTCGCGGTGCGGGGTGATGCAGCAGTGCCCCGCACGACGTCGCAACGGTGCCGTCGCCGGGGCGAAGGACCCGCGACCGCCCATGGTGGCCGGTGCGGCTTCGAAGGACCACCCGGTCGGACCCCGCCAGGGAAGGCGCCCACGCGCGGCGCCGCAGCCCGGGTCCGACGCACTCGAGAAGGACTTCATCATGGCCTCCGTCTGCAGCTACTGCGGCAAGAAGCCCTGGGTCGGCAAGCAGGTCAGCCACTCGCACCGCCGCTCGAGCAAGCGCTGGAGCCCGAACATCCAGCGGGTGAAGGCGTTCGTGAACGGACGGACCGTCAAGGTCGACGTCTGCACCGGTTGCCTGAAGGCCGGCAAGGTGACCCGTCCGCCGGTCAAGACCGCCGGCTGACACGTCCCGGGGCCACCGACCCCGAGGCACGCACCGTCGCGAACGCCGTGTCGAGCACCGCTCGACACGGCGTTTCGTCGTGTGCGCGCACGTCGGGGGTCGTGACCGCACGCGTCGAACCCGACTCCGTCGGCGACCGCCACCCGGCGACGACTAGCGTGGCATGCTCGCGCACGGTGCCGAGCGAAGGGAGCCTGCCGTGGTCGACGTCTCGGCCTACATCCTGATCCAGACCGAACTCGGGAAGGCAGCGGCCGTGGCCCGCGCCGCGGGCGAGCTCCCCGGTGTCACCGAGGCCGCCGACGTCACCGGCCCCTACGACGTGATCGTCAAGGCGTCGGCCGGCAACGTCGACGAGCTCGGTCGCATGGTCGTCAGCCGGATCCAGGCCATCGACGGCATCACCCGGACACTGACCTGCCCCATCGTCAACCTGTGACCGTCACGCGCGTGGCACGGGGGTCCACTCGGTCGCGGCGGCGAACTCGGGACGCCGGCTCGGCGCGGCGAATGGCTCCTCGAGTGCGTTGTCGACCGAGTTGTAGACCAGGAACACGTTGCTGCGCGGGAACGGGGTCTGGTTCTCCGACGAGGCGTGCATGAGGTTGCAGTCGAAGAACACGACCGAGCCGGCCCTGCCGGTCAACTGACGGATCTCCCGTCCCTGGCCGACGATGAGCTCGTGCAGGCTGTCGTGATCGGGGGTGCCGACCTCCTGCTTCTTGAGCGAGGCCTTGTAGTGGTCCTCGGGCGTCTGCCCGACGGTCGTGACGAAGGTGCGGTGTGATCCGGGGACGACCATCAGCGGACCGTTGTGCGGATAGTTGTCCGTCAGCGTGATCGAGGCCGACAGGCACCGCATCCGCGGCATGCCGTCCTCGGCGTGCCAGGTCTCGAAGTCCGAGTGCCACCAGAAGCCCTTGCCGACGAAGCCGGGCTTGACGTTGATGCGGCTCTGGTGGATGTAGACGTCCGAGCCGAGCAGCTGCCGGGCGACGTCGGCGACCCGCGGGTCGGCCGACAACTCGGCGAACGTCGGGTCGGTCTTGTGGATCTCGAAGATCGAGCGGACCTCGTCGGACTCGAGCTCGGTGATGGTCCGCTCGTCGGCCCGCACCGTCGGGTCGGCCGACAGCTCGTCGAGCCGGCCACGGATCCCGGCGATCTCCTCGGTGGAGAACACCTCGGGCAGGACGAGGTAGCCGTCGCGGTCGAAGGCGTCGAGCGCCGCACGGTCGAGCGGACCGTCGTCGACGCCGCCACGGGTCACGGGCTCGTTCCGCTCGAGCAGCTGTGGCCGGTCGCTGACGCGGGTGGGGTAGAAGTCCTGGCGGGCGGTCTCGGTGCTAGCCATGCGCGAGCTCCTTGCTGGATACGCTGGGGTCGTTCGCGTCGCCGGCCGCGGCGTCGTCGACCGTCGCCGGCGGGTACGCGCCGTCGGGACCATGGACCTCGCGGCCGGTCAGGGCCGGGGTGAAGACACAGACCATGCGCAGGTCGGTGTCGGCGCGCAGCGCGTGCCGCTCGTGTTCGTTCAGCACGTACAGGGTCCCGGGCGCGATCGGGTGCTCCTCCCCCGTCTCGAGGTTCGTGAGCACCCCACTGCCCTCGATGCAGTACACGGACTCCCGGTGGTGCTTGTAGTGCATCCGGGTGGTCGTGCCGGCGTGCAGCACCGTGTCGTTGAGCGAGTAGCCGAGGCCGTCCTGCGCGAGCAGGAAGCGGCGGCTGGACCACGTCTCGGCGACGACGTCGCGGTCGGTGCCGACGAGGTCGTCGAGGCTGCGGACGATCATGGATCTCCCTTTCACCGGCCGTGTCAGGCCGGCTGGGTGGCGGTGGCGGCGGTCGCCGGGGCGGTGGCGGGAACGGCGGCGACGACCGCCCGGACGAGCAACTCCAGTCCCTCGTCGAGGTCCTCGTCGCTGATGGTGAGTGCCGGCAACAGTTTGACCACCTCGTCGCGCGGGCCGGACGTCTCGAGGATCAGTCCGAGCTCGAACGCCGCCGCGCAGATGCGTGTGGCGAAGCCCTCGGCACAGGCCAGACCCTGCACCATGCCGCGCCCGCGACGCTCCACCTCCAGCACCGGGTGCGCCACGGCCAGACGGTCCAGCGTCTGCGCGATCATCGCCGCCTTGCGGTCCACCTCCCGCGTGAGGGTGTCGTCCTCCCAGAAGCGCAGGGCCTCGGTCGCCGTCACGAACGCCGGGTTGTGCCCGCGGAAGGTGCCGTTGTGCTCACCCGGCTCCCACACGTCGAGTTCCGGTCGGAACAGGGTGAGCGCCATGGGCAGCCCGAAGCCCGACAGCGACTTCGACAGCGTCACGATGTCCGGGGTGACACCCGCCGGCTCGAAGCTGAAGAAGGTGCCGGTCCGGCCACAGCCGGCCTGGATGTCGTCGACGATGAGCAGGACGTCGTGGCGGCGGCAGACCGCCTGCAGGTCGCGCAGCCACGTCATCGAGGCGGTGTGCAGGCCGCCCTCGGCCTGCACGGTCTCGACGATCACGGCCGCCGGCTTGTCGAGTCCGCTGCCGGTGTCCTCCAGCAACGAGTCGAGGTAGCCGACCGTGTCCACGTCGGGGCCGAAGTAGCCGTCGTAGGGCAGGTTGGTCCCGGCACCGAGCATGATGCCGGCGCCGCCGCGCTTGCCGAGGTTGCCCGACACCGCCAGCGAACCGACCGTCATGCCGTGGAAGGCGTTGGTGAAGCCGATGACCCGGTCGCGGCCGGTCACCTTGCGGGCGAGCTTCATCGCCGCCTCGACGGCGTTGGTCCCGGTCGGTCCGGGGAACTGCACCTTGAACGCCCCCATGCCGCGCGGGGCGAGGACGACCTCGACGAAGCGGGCCAGGAAGCGTTCCTTGGCCGGGGTGTAGGTGTCGAGGCTGTGCACGACGTGGTCGGCGAGCAGGTAGTCGACGACCGCCTGCCGCATCGCCGGGTCGTTGTGTCCGTAGTTGAGCGCACCGGCGCCGGCGAAGAAGTCGAGGTAGCGGCGCCCCTCGGTGTCCCACACCTGCGAACCCCGGGCGCGTTCGAAGGTGGCCGGCCAGGACCGGCAGTACGACCGGACCTGGGACTCGTGACGGTCGATGATCAGGTTCACGCAAACTCCTTGCCGTGTCGAACGGTGGTCTCGGGTGGAGGTTCGGGCGGGGAAGGTCGGCGTGGTCGGGTCCGGGGGGGACCATGGCAGTCCACGCCGGCGTGGCGCCGACCCGCCACGACGTCGGGGCGTTCAGCGCGGCGGCAACGGCCCGATGCGCAGCGCCAGCTCGGGCTCGTGCACGCCCGCCTCGGCCGGGAAGACCTCGGCGGGGAACCGCTCGTGCTCGTCGCAGCCGACGCCTCGGGCGTCGGCGTAGCCGCGGAACAGCGCCAGCGAGGCCGCGTTGGACGGCGTGACCGTGGCGGTCAGCCAGCGGCCGTCTCGGGTGCCC
Coding sequences:
- a CDS encoding acetoacetate--CoA ligase, which gives rise to MDEVGLGTRLWEPPEDARACTTMGRFLDWAQTRTGRQLPTYADAWQWSVEDLEEFWAAVVDWFDLPLTTPYERVLADDAMPGAVWLPGARLNYAAQALRWRGDAPAIVARSQTRDELVLSREELRDQVARAAAGLRRLGVGRGDRVVGYLPNVPETVVAFLACAALGAVWSSCAPEFGVKAVVDRVRQIEPTVLLAVDGYVYGRRTVRRAAEVAEIRDGLPSLRATVVLPQLGGSVAREDFPGVTSWDELLAEPGELHVEPLPFDHPLYVLYSSGTTGLPKAIVHGHGGILLEHVKMLGLHHDLGEGNAFSWFTTTGWMMWNYLVSGLTVGATLVLFDGDPGHPDLTTLWQLAADTEVDVLGVGAPFLMGCRKAGLRPRDSFDLSHLRQIGSTGSPLPAEGFGWVREAVGEHVQVVSASGGTDVCTAFVAAAPLLPVHAGEIPCRCLGADVQAFAPDGTSVVGERGELVVTRPMPSMPVGFWNDPDGERYRAAYFEDFPGVWRHGDWLEVTERGTCIITGRSDATLNRGGVRMGTSEFYAVVEDVEGILDSLVVHLPERDQQPDRLVLFVVLAEGQALDDALRGRLAGAVRAQLSPRHVPDQLLAVPAVPRTISNKKMEVPVKRLLAGEPLDRVANPGAMANPESLDAFAALAADPA
- the recG gene encoding ATP-dependent DNA helicase RecG, whose product is MSERPLALDDRVDALPGVGAKARGALEESFGIRTVRDLLEHYPRRYQDAGEVLDLAEVRAGEPATLIGEVLTWNTRRIPKRGQRRPLEVAEGTVRQASGRTFTATFFNQNWRAGQLAPGTVAAFSGKVKRFRNELQLASPDVEVLGRVGAGVDTDAAAERLRHQRLLAVYPATEAWPSFKLANLVETALGSLPELPDWLPESLLDELDLVTYDAAVRGIHQPPDHATRTAARRRLVFDELFALQLGVQRRRARLEAEVVGVDNAPVVDGRAQAFVDALPFPPTGAQQRAFAELAQDLGGPRPMHRLLQGDVGSGKTVVAVWTLLNAVDHGRQAAFMVPTEVLAEQHFRTLTNLLAPLGVNVLDGLRIELLTSSTTKRERQRILGELLAGQLDVLVGTHALLEEGVRFADLGVVVIDEQHRFGVAQRVRLKEKAGGPSLDPDAPDVLPDVLVMTATPIPRSLALTVYGDLDVTVLDELPPGREPITTQLITPSQADRRARLYEFVRREAAAGRRAYVVCPLVEEGELPAKDVTGEHRRLAGEVFPELTVELIHGRLRPDAKEAAMRRFRSGEAQVLVATTVIEVGVDVPEATIMVIEDAERFGISQLHQLRGRVGRGGGQSYCVLFAGWSGPELPEQSLERLEAVAATNDGFALAEKDLALRGTGTLFGRTQSGAMSDIRLADIVGDRPLIEETRRRAREVVSRDPDLQAPANRPLRDEVTRRFEGRGTEVVEVDDTDELAAFAALETG
- a CDS encoding DAK2 domain-containing protein — its product is MPDGQGAPLAAAELPALLERVHAALAQRRQAIDDLNVFPVPDGDTGTNMTLTVSSGLEALRAAADARPRDQAAAVVRGAVRGARGNSGVILSQVVRAIVEVVGGERDVGAEHYARALERARSLAYEAVAEPVEGTILTVIGQAAGAARRAVEAGADLVRTSAEVVAATTEAVERTREQLAVLRDAGVVDAGARGFEVLVAAVHGHLTGQDPPLVAEASADRPDHTTCERSYAYAFEVQYLLDTDTDTDTDADTDADADTDTDADDVVARTLRARLERLGDSVVVVAAGGLLNVHVHTDDVGAAIEAGLDHGRPSDIAVTHFGDQIAANRAARPRPALGAVAVLHGDGLSALARRTGAVVVAGRAGDLPSVAEVLDAVAAVDAARVVVLPGHRNAVAAARQAAGVAAAEGGRRLDVVEAACSPPAVLAALAVLDPTGPPDRVLADLYAAADAVRAGEVVDAVRDADTPIGVVRAGQALAVVDGQVVAVADDPLVALEAVCRGLAVGAAEVVTLLVGDGVDGEVRRRAVSVVASAADGELEVIDAGQRPARFWVGVE
- the rpmB gene encoding 50S ribosomal protein L28 — protein: MASVCSYCGKKPWVGKQVSHSHRRSSKRWSPNIQRVKAFVNGRTVKVDVCTGCLKAGKVTRPPVKTAG
- a CDS encoding Lrp/AsnC ligand binding domain-containing protein, encoding MVDVSAYILIQTELGKAAAVARAAGELPGVTEAADVTGPYDVIVKASAGNVDELGRMVVSRIQAIDGITRTLTCPIVNL
- the thpD gene encoding ectoine hydroxylase, with translation MASTETARQDFYPTRVSDRPQLLERNEPVTRGGVDDGPLDRAALDAFDRDGYLVLPEVFSTEEIAGIRGRLDELSADPTVRADERTITELESDEVRSIFEIHKTDPTFAELSADPRVADVARQLLGSDVYIHQSRINVKPGFVGKGFWWHSDFETWHAEDGMPRMRCLSASITLTDNYPHNGPLMVVPGSHRTFVTTVGQTPEDHYKASLKKQEVGTPDHDSLHELIVGQGREIRQLTGRAGSVVFFDCNLMHASSENQTPFPRSNVFLVYNSVDNALEEPFAAPSRRPEFAAATEWTPVPRA
- a CDS encoding ectoine synthase, with amino-acid sequence MIVRSLDDLVGTDRDVVAETWSSRRFLLAQDGLGYSLNDTVLHAGTTTRMHYKHHRESVYCIEGSGVLTNLETGEEHPIAPGTLYVLNEHERHALRADTDLRMVCVFTPALTGREVHGPDGAYPPATVDDAAAGDANDPSVSSKELAHG
- the ectB gene encoding diaminobutyrate--2-oxoglutarate transaminase — its product is MNLIIDRHESQVRSYCRSWPATFERARGSQVWDTEGRRYLDFFAGAGALNYGHNDPAMRQAVVDYLLADHVVHSLDTYTPAKERFLARFVEVVLAPRGMGAFKVQFPGPTGTNAVEAAMKLARKVTGRDRVIGFTNAFHGMTVGSLAVSGNLGKRGGAGIMLGAGTNLPYDGYFGPDVDTVGYLDSLLEDTGSGLDKPAAVIVETVQAEGGLHTASMTWLRDLQAVCRRHDVLLIVDDIQAGCGRTGTFFSFEPAGVTPDIVTLSKSLSGFGLPMALTLFRPELDVWEPGEHNGTFRGHNPAFVTATEALRFWEDDTLTREVDRKAAMIAQTLDRLAVAHPVLEVERRGRGMVQGLACAEGFATRICAAAFELGLILETSGPRDEVVKLLPALTISDEDLDEGLELLVRAVVAAVPATAPATAATATQPA